In one window of Candidatus Kryptonium sp. DNA:
- a CDS encoding T9SS type A sorting domain-containing protein: MKRGLILLLIYFLFVSVAFAQTVKKWDRGANTDNWNDAANWNPDGVPGSNDEVVLDNTYVSGDYSVYLPGGNTTVQIRKLEISPASGRSIYLTLPHTNTANPGLMVGDNISGNYDIVLKDGAFLHNLSSASSGSGVALGVGDSLRIENGGVYAHQAIRDHESLVDALSRAPGTENGVFMFSIGGSGTYAVASSGKTYGYLYLSGLRTYTITGSSNLVVRGNFYIGSDATLSSDMTGDFVFRGSHWLNYGTFTTSTQKVKFQGTGVQQITGQTTFYKLEIDNQSGVTISAGIHVTDELIFTSGVIEPFMPFFGGVSLKVSGGISGAGAGKFVRYMPLIMPVSSTGSKKWDLGYGNDYLPLTINFTSLNGSGDVEVRVYDRTSFLGPQPGDAVGVGSNLVLNRWYYVYKSSGITNFTGNFTLSYTDADVSDQGISDENSLRVFMWDGTQWQELSVTSRNTVNNTITVSNVNVNTPYVHLVISGTGDTPLPVSLKSFVAKAVGNRVQLMIETETEDRGFSGFNVYRKQEGEEFRMVATYVNDVNLKAKGEEAFGARYKWEDNSVESGKRYYYKIGAVGLLGERLIDKVVEIVAGEVPSSFVLYQNYPNPFNPTTTIEFGIPVDCDVKFELFNLRGERVAELINKRLEAGYYSVEVDFSGMPSGIYFYRLRANNFVSVKKMVLMK; encoded by the coding sequence ATGAAGCGAGGATTAATTTTACTTTTGATATATTTTCTTTTTGTTAGTGTTGCATTTGCACAGACGGTAAAAAAGTGGGATCGTGGAGCTAATACTGATAATTGGAATGATGCTGCGAATTGGAATCCAGATGGTGTTCCTGGTTCAAATGATGAAGTTGTTTTGGATAATACTTATGTTTCTGGTGATTATTCGGTTTATTTACCAGGTGGTAATACCACTGTTCAAATCAGGAAACTTGAAATAAGCCCAGCGTCAGGTAGAAGTATATATTTGACTTTGCCGCACACAAATACAGCTAATCCTGGATTAATGGTTGGTGACAATATATCGGGTAATTATGATATAGTGCTTAAAGACGGTGCTTTTTTGCACAATTTAAGTAGTGCTTCATCTGGTTCTGGGGTTGCTTTAGGAGTTGGTGATTCGTTGCGTATAGAAAATGGAGGCGTTTATGCTCATCAAGCGATCAGAGATCATGAATCTTTGGTAGATGCACTTTCAAGGGCACCTGGGACAGAAAATGGAGTGTTTATGTTTAGTATTGGTGGTTCTGGCACATATGCCGTTGCTTCATCTGGGAAAACATATGGATATTTGTATTTAAGCGGATTACGGACATATACCATCACTGGCAGTTCAAATTTAGTAGTTAGAGGTAACTTTTACATTGGAAGTGATGCTACATTATCAAGCGATATGACAGGAGATTTTGTTTTTAGAGGAAGTCATTGGCTTAATTACGGAACTTTTACAACATCAACTCAAAAGGTTAAGTTTCAGGGCACAGGGGTACAACAAATAACTGGACAAACTACTTTTTATAAACTTGAGATTGATAATCAAAGTGGTGTCACGATATCAGCGGGAATACACGTGACGGATGAGTTGATTTTCACATCAGGTGTGATAGAACCATTTATGCCATTTTTTGGTGGTGTATCACTCAAGGTCAGTGGTGGGATAAGCGGGGCAGGAGCTGGTAAATTTGTAAGGTATATGCCATTAATTATGCCAGTTTCTTCAACTGGTTCAAAGAAATGGGATCTTGGATATGGTAATGATTATTTGCCATTGACGATTAATTTTACAAGTTTAAATGGTTCAGGTGATGTTGAAGTTAGGGTGTATGATAGGACAAGCTTTTTGGGTCCTCAACCAGGAGATGCAGTGGGTGTGGGTAGTAATCTTGTTTTAAATAGATGGTATTATGTTTACAAGTCTTCAGGAATTACGAATTTTACGGGTAATTTTACACTTTCATATACTGATGCTGATGTTTCTGATCAGGGCATAAGTGATGAGAATTCGCTTCGTGTGTTTATGTGGGATGGGACGCAGTGGCAGGAGTTGTCAGTTACGAGCAGAAACACGGTGAATAATACGATAACTGTTTCAAATGTAAATGTGAACACGCCATATGTTCATCTTGTAATATCAGGTACTGGCGATACGCCATTGCCAGTAAGTTTGAAATCATTTGTTGCAAAGGCAGTAGGCAATAGGGTTCAATTGATGATTGAGACGGAGACGGAGGATAGAGGTTTTAGTGGATTTAATGTATATCGCAAGCAGGAGGGTGAAGAGTTTAGGATGGTAGCAACATATGTTAATGATGTTAATTTGAAGGCGAAAGGTGAGGAAGCTTTTGGTGCGAGGTATAAATGGGAGGACAATTCAGTTGAGTCGGGTAAGAGATATTATTACAAGATAGGAGCAGTTGGTTTGTTAGGTGAGAGATTGATTGATAAGGTTGTTGAGATTGTTGCTGGTGAGGTTCCGAGTTCATTTGTGTTGTATCAGAATTATCCGAATCCATTTAATCCGACGACGACGATAGAGTTTGGTATACCTGTGGATTGTGATGTAAAGTTTGAGTTGTTTAATTTGCGAGGGGAGCGGGTTGCTGAGTTGATAAATAAGAGATTGGAGGCTGGTTATTATAGTGTTGAAGTTGATTTTAGCGGGATGCCAAGTGGGATATATTTTTATAGGTTGAGAGCGAATAATTTCGTTAGTGTTAAGAAAATGGTATTGATGAAGTGA